A stretch of the TM7 phylum sp. oral taxon 349 genome encodes the following:
- the ruvB gene encoding Holliday junction branch migration DNA helicase RuvB has product MTVERIVDTSAHDEDGAEQQIEVTLRPQAFDEYVGQERLKRNLRLAIEAAKKRGEPIDHVLLYGPPGLGKTTMAGVIAHEMGARLRVTSGPAIEKAGDLASILTNLGDGDILFIDEIHRLGRAVEEVLYSAMEDYKLDIIIGKGPAARSVRLDLPHFTVIGATTRTGSLAAPLRDRFGHIYRLEFYTPADIAQIIRRSAAILTTEIDKNAAELLSTRARLTPRIANRLLRRVRDYADVNGDGIIDMPTAQQALQMLEVDNLGLDPADRQLLSAMLKNYGDNPVGLTTIAALTGDEASTIEDFYEPYLLQIGFIERTPRGRRVTLRARKHLNL; this is encoded by the coding sequence ATGACAGTTGAGCGAATCGTTGATACTAGTGCGCATGATGAAGATGGCGCGGAGCAGCAGATTGAAGTAACCTTGCGTCCGCAGGCATTTGACGAATACGTTGGACAGGAGCGGTTGAAGCGTAATTTGCGTTTGGCGATTGAGGCGGCGAAAAAACGCGGTGAACCGATTGACCATGTGTTGCTGTATGGGCCTCCGGGTCTTGGCAAGACAACAATGGCAGGTGTCATCGCGCACGAAATGGGTGCTAGATTGCGTGTGACTAGCGGACCGGCGATTGAAAAGGCGGGCGATTTGGCATCTATTCTAACGAACTTGGGTGATGGAGATATCTTATTCATCGACGAGATTCATAGATTAGGCCGGGCGGTAGAGGAAGTGCTGTACTCGGCAATGGAGGACTACAAGCTGGATATCATTATCGGTAAAGGACCGGCGGCGCGCAGTGTGCGTTTGGATTTGCCGCATTTTACTGTCATTGGTGCGACGACGCGGACGGGTAGCTTAGCGGCTCCTCTGCGTGATCGGTTCGGGCATATCTATCGGTTGGAGTTTTATACGCCAGCAGATATTGCGCAGATTATACGGCGTAGTGCTGCTATTTTAACGACGGAGATTGATAAAAATGCCGCGGAGTTGCTGAGCACCCGGGCGCGCTTGACGCCGCGGATTGCTAACCGATTGCTCAGGCGAGTGCGTGATTACGCTGACGTGAACGGTGACGGTATTATTGATATGCCAACAGCCCAACAAGCGTTGCAGATGTTAGAAGTAGATAATTTAGGACTTGATCCCGCTGATCGGCAACTGCTAAGTGCAATGCTTAAAAATTATGGCGACAATCCAGTAGGCTTGACTACTATAGCGGCACTGACCGGGGATGAGGCAAGTACAATTGAAGACTTCTACGAGCCGTATCTATTGCAGATCGGTTTCATTGAGCGCACACCGCGCGGTCGGCGCGTAACGCTGCGGGCGCGCAAACATTTGAACTTGTAG
- a CDS encoding PH domain-containing protein, translating into MSNDNAAQNGQQPVAYDAEGRPLYAAPVEPAHAQVTDSGKQVVHVARSTEPIPVHISEETRRKHQESVERFPWLNLSQHEYVISAVTRHSIGLWTPILLSLTGITLTAVFMFCYPDMARRVGLPLAAYNQVIIIATMVMVLFAIGGYVAVWVYTQNRFFLTNESVIQEIQISLFSKREQTVSLANIEDASYSQQGPLQTIFNYGSIRLSTEGDETTYRFHYVANPKHEIAILNNAVEAFKNGRPVGEGND; encoded by the coding sequence ATGAGCAACGACAACGCGGCGCAAAACGGACAGCAACCAGTAGCGTATGACGCCGAGGGGCGGCCGTTGTATGCCGCGCCTGTTGAGCCAGCGCATGCACAGGTTACTGATTCTGGCAAGCAAGTTGTGCATGTCGCACGCTCGACTGAGCCAATTCCAGTACATATTTCCGAAGAAACGCGCCGTAAGCATCAAGAGTCAGTTGAGCGCTTTCCTTGGTTGAATTTAAGCCAGCACGAATATGTTATTAGTGCTGTGACTCGCCATAGCATCGGGTTATGGACGCCAATTTTGTTATCGCTTACCGGTATCACACTGACTGCGGTATTCATGTTTTGCTATCCTGATATGGCGAGACGTGTCGGGTTGCCTCTTGCGGCATACAATCAAGTTATTATCATCGCTACGATGGTGATGGTGTTATTTGCGATTGGCGGCTATGTTGCAGTGTGGGTGTATACACAAAACCGCTTCTTTTTGACAAATGAGAGCGTAATCCAAGAAATCCAAATAAGCCTTTTCTCAAAGCGCGAGCAGACGGTGAGTCTGGCAAATATTGAGGACGCGAGTTATTCGCAACAGGGGCCGCTGCAGACGATATTTAATTACGGCTCAATTCGGTTGAGTACTGAAGGCGACGAGACGACGTACCGTTTTCACTATGTTGCAAATCCAAAGCATGAAATCGCGATTCTGAATAACGCTGTCGAGGCGTTTAAGAATGGTCGTCCAGTCGGCGAGGGTAACGATTAG
- a CDS encoding type II secretion system protein, translating into MRRNGFTVIELLVVIAVLGVGCWLFFSEKMKLDAVQRDNQRKVAINAMYYSLEEYYYAKFGYYPQTIDSKTLRTVDPELFTDPTGIKFGKSGADYSYNSTGCSTDGKCTGYTLLSTMEREGDYRKQNREHKN; encoded by the coding sequence ATGAGACGAAACGGATTCACTGTTATTGAGCTGCTCGTTGTCATCGCCGTACTCGGCGTTGGTTGCTGGCTTTTTTTCAGCGAGAAGATGAAACTAGACGCCGTCCAGCGCGATAATCAGCGCAAAGTCGCTATCAATGCAATGTATTACAGTCTTGAAGAATACTATTACGCTAAATTCGGCTACTACCCGCAAACGATTGACAGCAAAACGCTACGTACGGTTGATCCAGAATTATTTACCGACCCGACTGGTATTAAGTTCGGTAAAAGCGGCGCAGACTACAGCTACAACTCAACCGGCTGTTCTACCGACGGAAAGTGTACCGGCTACACGCTACTCAGCACAATGGAACGCGAAGGCGACTACCGTAAGCAAAATCGCGAACACAAAAACTAA
- the recA gene encoding recombinase RecA — MAKKTDAKTPTQKPTADEGKLKALGLAIDQITKQFGDGSIMRLGEAKKVDVELLPSGSLSLDIALGGGYPKGRIIEIYGPESSGKTTLTLHAIAEMQKQGGTAAFIDAEHALDPAYAKKLGVDTDNLLVSQPDNGEQALEICETLVRSNAVDLIVVDSVAALVPQAEIDGDMGDSHMGLQARLMSQALRKLTGIINKSKATVIFINQIRMKIGVMFGNPETTTGGNALKFYASVRADIRRIGQIKEGDNVIGNRTRVKIVKNKIAPPFRVAEFDIMYNEGISKTGDVLDLAVQYNVVGKAGAWFDYNDAKIGQGREQTKKYLKEHPDVLAEIDGKVREKVKEAEEMSD, encoded by the coding sequence ATGGCGAAGAAAACCGACGCAAAGACACCGACACAGAAACCAACGGCAGATGAGGGCAAGTTAAAGGCATTGGGGCTTGCGATAGATCAAATTACCAAGCAATTCGGCGATGGTTCAATTATGCGGCTCGGTGAAGCGAAGAAAGTTGATGTCGAGTTGTTGCCGAGCGGTAGCTTAAGCTTAGATATTGCGCTTGGTGGCGGCTACCCGAAGGGACGGATTATTGAGATTTATGGTCCGGAGTCAAGCGGTAAAACTACGCTGACGCTTCATGCTATTGCTGAAATGCAAAAGCAGGGTGGCACGGCCGCGTTTATTGATGCAGAACACGCGCTTGATCCAGCGTATGCTAAAAAATTAGGTGTCGATACCGATAATTTGCTCGTATCGCAGCCGGACAACGGCGAGCAGGCGCTAGAAATCTGCGAAACGCTAGTGCGTTCTAATGCAGTTGATCTTATTGTTGTGGATTCTGTAGCGGCGCTTGTACCGCAGGCGGAAATTGATGGTGATATGGGTGATTCGCATATGGGATTACAGGCGCGGCTAATGAGCCAAGCGTTACGCAAACTGACCGGCATTATCAATAAGTCGAAGGCGACAGTAATTTTTATTAATCAGATTCGCATGAAAATTGGTGTGATGTTCGGCAATCCTGAGACGACGACTGGTGGTAACGCACTGAAATTTTATGCGTCGGTACGTGCAGATATTCGTCGGATCGGACAAATTAAAGAGGGTGATAATGTCATCGGTAATCGTACGCGCGTGAAGATTGTGAAGAATAAAATTGCGCCGCCGTTCCGTGTGGCAGAATTTGATATCATGTACAATGAGGGTATTTCAAAAACTGGTGACGTACTTGATCTTGCGGTGCAGTATAACGTGGTTGGTAAGGCCGGCGCATGGTTTGACTATAATGACGCAAAGATTGGGCAGGGACGCGAGCAAACCAAAAAGTATCTAAAAGAACATCCAGATGTGTTAGCAGAGATAGATGGCAAGGTACGGGAAAAGGTGAAGGAAGCAGAAGAGATGTCTGACTAA
- a CDS encoding IS1595 family transposase — protein sequence MSNIPNFASNKKCWRLINKLVFGEEVSCPLCGCELQENYLSRYLWCKICRKKLRATAWHGSWLYGMKLSSKQLFKLIWCWQNRKSVEAAILFAGVSYPTVARWFSRFRENLPDAATMLEGLIQADESYFSKLKSKQATYIVTGAIEQDTGRLALRITGGFHDGRSQDVLEQFIQDSVKPGSLIITDKWYGYDELPLLGYEHESHNHSRGDFANTNKAELIWSVAKRHMRKLYGQRILTHQLEELCKEWMARANRPKLFENPMTYLRFTLDVPG from the coding sequence ATGTCTAACATACCAAACTTTGCCAGCAATAAGAAGTGCTGGAGGCTTATCAACAAGCTTGTCTTTGGGGAGGAGGTGTCGTGCCCGCTCTGCGGGTGCGAGCTGCAAGAAAACTACCTCTCAAGATATCTCTGGTGCAAAATATGCCGCAAAAAGCTCAGAGCCACTGCCTGGCATGGTTCCTGGCTGTATGGCATGAAGCTGTCGTCCAAACAACTATTCAAGCTAATCTGGTGCTGGCAGAATCGTAAAAGTGTTGAGGCGGCTATACTGTTTGCTGGCGTTAGTTATCCAACTGTAGCTAGATGGTTCTCCCGCTTTCGAGAGAACCTGCCAGACGCTGCAACAATGCTAGAAGGCTTAATCCAAGCCGACGAAAGCTACTTCTCAAAGCTCAAGAGTAAACAAGCTACCTACATAGTTACTGGCGCCATTGAGCAGGATACCGGGCGCTTAGCCTTGCGTATAACCGGCGGCTTCCATGACGGACGAAGCCAAGATGTGCTTGAACAGTTCATCCAAGACAGCGTAAAACCAGGCAGCCTAATTATTACCGACAAATGGTACGGTTACGACGAATTACCGCTCCTAGGCTACGAGCATGAAAGCCACAACCACAGCAGAGGCGACTTTGCTAATACCAACAAAGCTGAGCTAATTTGGAGCGTAGCCAAACGTCATATGCGTAAGCTCTACGGACAACGTATACTAACCCACCAACTAGAAGAACTCTGCAAAGAATGGATGGCAAGAGCCAACCGCCCCAAGCTATTCGAGAACCCGATGACTTACCTGCGCTTTACTTTGGATGTTCCGGGTTAG
- a CDS encoding helix-turn-helix domain-containing protein — protein MKLLLKNEGRVRQTAREAGVSPSTVIFWRKRANLGCRGLYRASGLKRRSTKPKTTRSTTLTAKKQTEIKALHRQYGYGAAKLKVLSGAAKHANTIHRFPGKQGLTAPGKTAAARGTKRQRICISRT, from the coding sequence ATGAAGCTGCTACTAAAAAATGAAGGCAGAGTACGCCAGACGGCTCGTGAGGCTGGCGTCAGTCCTAGTACGGTAATATTCTGGCGCAAGCGGGCTAATCTTGGCTGCAGGGGCTTGTACCGCGCGAGCGGTTTGAAGCGCCGTTCAACCAAGCCAAAGACTACCAGAAGCACTACGCTAACCGCCAAAAAGCAGACCGAAATTAAAGCTTTGCATCGGCAATACGGCTACGGAGCTGCTAAGCTAAAGGTACTGTCGGGCGCCGCTAAGCACGCCAATACCATTCATCGCTTTCCGGGAAAGCAAGGATTAACCGCGCCAGGCAAAACTGCCGCCGCCCGCGGTACCAAAAGGCAACGCATATGTATCTCAAGAACGTAG
- a CDS encoding integrase core domain-containing protein, protein MNSKRGFDSRAAARLGWKYHYIHKSSPNENAVIERSFRTDEEELFWRIDRPKDPVELNQMYQDCLNAYNAFRPHMGLNYLIPEEKLLEFSG, encoded by the coding sequence TTGAATTCCAAAAGAGGTTTCGATAGCCGTGCCGCCGCAAGACTAGGCTGGAAGTATCACTACATCCACAAAAGCAGTCCCAACGAAAACGCCGTGATTGAGCGCAGCTTTAGAACCGATGAAGAAGAGCTCTTCTGGCGTATTGACCGGCCAAAAGACCCCGTAGAACTGAACCAAATGTACCAAGACTGCCTCAACGCCTACAACGCCTTCCGCCCGCACATGGGACTAAACTACCTGATACCGGAGGAGAAACTGCTTGAGTTTAGCGGTTAG
- a CDS encoding RecX family transcriptional regulator produces the protein MEYDSPKTHKITALSVQTRNPDRVNVSVDGKYRFSLDISQVADLGVKVGRCVTAAELAELEAESQFGKLYARTLEYCLARPHSVHEVRDYLQRKTVTRRYKSRLTGQIKERLGVDQSVADRILVRLREKGYVNDEAFARWWVENRNIIKGASKRKLSSELAAKGVDHALIKRILAESDRSDLQELTKIIIKKRYRYSDEQKFIAYLARQGFDYDDIKQALREIDS, from the coding sequence ATGGAGTATGACTCGCCAAAAACGCATAAAATCACCGCGCTATCTGTTCAAACCCGTAATCCTGACCGCGTGAATGTCTCGGTTGACGGAAAATACCGGTTTAGTCTGGATATTTCGCAGGTAGCGGATCTAGGCGTGAAAGTTGGGCGGTGCGTCACGGCGGCGGAATTGGCGGAGTTAGAAGCCGAAAGCCAGTTCGGTAAATTGTATGCGCGCACGCTTGAGTATTGTCTCGCCAGGCCGCATTCGGTGCACGAAGTGCGTGATTATCTACAACGAAAGACGGTAACACGGCGCTACAAATCGCGGCTCACCGGACAAATAAAAGAGCGCCTTGGCGTCGATCAATCTGTAGCCGACCGCATTTTGGTGCGGCTGCGCGAAAAAGGTTACGTCAACGATGAGGCGTTTGCGCGCTGGTGGGTTGAAAATCGTAATATCATAAAAGGTGCGTCGAAGCGAAAATTATCAAGCGAGCTTGCTGCTAAAGGTGTTGACCACGCGCTTATTAAACGCATCCTTGCCGAATCGGATCGCAGTGATTTGCAGGAGCTTACTAAAATTATTATCAAAAAACGCTACCGTTACTCAGATGAACAAAAATTTATCGCGTATTTGGCGCGGCAAGGCTTCGACTATGATGACATTAAACAAGCGCTGAGGGAGATTGATAGTTGA
- a CDS encoding PRC-barrel domain-containing protein — protein sequence MIILGSNLNHAPVVSIQTSGEVAHTERAIIDPADLRVLAYSVTGALLPKAPQLMRIADVRELSSMGFIVDSIDEFVAPSDVLNLQKIYDLQFDLLGMRVIDQRRHKLGKIIDFTIDTNTFLVQQLTVKRPLFRSLNDTELLVHRSQIIEINNDEIVVHSETKVPEPELHEVVGSYVNPFRKTNPAKQPINER from the coding sequence ATGATTATCCTCGGATCAAACCTCAATCATGCACCTGTCGTTAGCATCCAGACAAGCGGCGAAGTTGCCCATACGGAACGCGCAATTATTGACCCAGCCGACCTGCGCGTACTCGCCTACTCCGTGACAGGCGCGTTGCTGCCGAAGGCACCACAACTGATGCGCATCGCCGACGTGCGCGAGCTGAGCAGTATGGGATTTATTGTTGATTCGATTGATGAGTTTGTTGCGCCAAGCGATGTCCTAAATTTGCAGAAGATTTACGATTTACAATTTGACTTGCTCGGCATGCGCGTGATTGATCAGCGGCGGCACAAACTCGGCAAAATCATTGACTTTACTATTGACACGAATACGTTTTTAGTGCAACAGCTTACCGTTAAACGACCACTGTTCCGCAGCTTAAACGACACAGAGCTACTCGTACACCGTTCGCAAATTATCGAAATCAACAACGACGAAATCGTCGTTCATAGCGAAACCAAGGTACCCGAGCCTGAATTACACGAAGTAGTCGGTAGCTACGTAAATCCGTTTCGTAAAACAAACCCCGCTAAACAGCCGATCAACGAGAGATAG
- the pilM gene encoding type IV pilus assembly protein PilM, whose amino-acid sequence MSHLFYKNKPLIGLDVSQTGIKVMSINQKRSLIQGYGSLDLDPAKTRASLDDENDNYLLDSLRSLLEQNIVGSMLSDHAVVGIPTSRTFSRAFSVPTDDESHIKGAVQIEVERYIPMPADSLYIDYQIVKRTKEKIIVVLAAAQRSVVDSVLKTVRDAGLLPVAVEPSINATARVLTSTEEGHLATLIVDIGTTSTDIAVLDEGAIRITGSTNVGGNSFTLDISSKLGISLEKAHQYKVLNGLSSGPQREKIETALTPSLKKIANEMRKVIRYYSERLVDERTIEQIVIVGGGANVPGIGDFFTNELVMPARVASPWQNFDFGNLQKPNRQFRPRYIAVAGLASISPTEVWE is encoded by the coding sequence ATGTCACATTTATTTTATAAAAATAAGCCGCTAATCGGTCTGGATGTAAGCCAAACCGGCATTAAGGTGATGTCAATTAACCAAAAACGGTCGCTCATTCAGGGTTATGGTTCACTTGATCTTGATCCTGCTAAAACACGGGCATCATTAGACGACGAGAATGATAATTATCTGCTTGATAGCTTACGCTCGCTGCTTGAACAAAACATCGTTGGTAGCATGCTGTCAGATCATGCCGTTGTCGGCATACCAACAAGCCGTACGTTTTCGCGTGCTTTCAGTGTGCCAACCGATGATGAATCACATATCAAAGGTGCGGTACAAATTGAAGTTGAGCGCTATATTCCGATGCCCGCTGATTCACTCTACATTGACTACCAAATCGTTAAAAGAACTAAAGAAAAGATTATCGTTGTACTTGCTGCCGCACAAAGGTCAGTCGTTGATAGCGTCCTAAAAACCGTACGCGACGCTGGACTATTACCTGTCGCAGTCGAGCCGAGCATCAATGCAACAGCACGCGTTCTTACCTCAACTGAGGAAGGTCATCTGGCAACACTCATCGTTGATATCGGCACTACCAGCACCGACATCGCCGTACTTGACGAAGGAGCAATTCGCATCACCGGATCAACAAACGTTGGCGGCAATTCATTCACGCTCGATATCTCGTCGAAACTTGGTATTTCACTCGAAAAAGCCCACCAGTACAAGGTTCTGAACGGTTTATCGTCCGGTCCGCAGCGCGAGAAAATCGAAACCGCGCTGACGCCCAGTCTCAAGAAAATCGCCAACGAAATGCGCAAGGTAATTCGCTACTACAGCGAACGTCTCGTTGACGAACGTACGATTGAACAAATCGTTATCGTCGGCGGTGGCGCAAACGTGCCCGGTATCGGCGACTTTTTTACAAACGAGCTTGTTATGCCGGCGCGTGTTGCTAGTCCATGGCAGAACTTTGATTTCGGCAATTTACAAAAACCAAACCGCCAGTTCCGCCCGCGCTACATCGCAGTCGCCGGACTTGCCAGCATATCGCCCACGGAGGTATGGGAATGA
- a CDS encoding type II secretion system F family protein, which translates to MAKFTYVATNARNASVRGSVEATDRAAAIETLTKQGLSPLDINQQKEDAARGFSAFGGKKVKNDDIVMFTRQLSAMISAGVPLLRGLSSQYKHTDSEALKTVLGGIIKDVESGAPLADALAKYPAVFNDVYVNMVRAGEAGGILDDILKRLALQQEKNASMRKKIKSAMTYPIVLFVIAIIAFLGMMIFVIPQIGKMMQDLGGPDQQLPMLTQIMLNISDAIVKYGLFILPVMIAGIVLLLRWLKTPKGRHIFHHVVLKIPAVGSIVKKVAVARFARTFSALMGSGAAVLEALEVTARAVGNVVYEDILRDAAKQIENGKQLSTVIEKSDLFPPIVAQMLSVGEETGQTDVVLVKVADFYEEEVDVAIDSISSIIEPVMIVLMGGIIGLVAVGVMGPIAGLASSVKS; encoded by the coding sequence ATGGCAAAATTTACCTATGTCGCTACCAACGCGCGAAATGCAAGCGTGCGCGGCTCGGTTGAAGCGACCGATCGCGCCGCAGCAATCGAGACATTGACGAAACAGGGCTTATCACCGCTTGATATTAACCAGCAGAAAGAAGACGCGGCACGCGGATTTAGCGCATTCGGCGGCAAAAAAGTCAAAAATGACGACATCGTCATGTTTACGCGGCAACTAAGCGCAATGATTTCCGCCGGCGTTCCATTGCTACGCGGCTTATCGTCGCAATACAAGCATACCGATAGCGAAGCGCTCAAAACAGTACTCGGCGGCATTATCAAAGACGTCGAAAGCGGCGCACCGCTCGCCGATGCACTCGCGAAATATCCAGCAGTCTTTAACGATGTTTACGTCAACATGGTACGCGCCGGCGAAGCGGGCGGCATTCTCGACGATATTTTGAAACGCCTCGCCTTGCAACAAGAAAAAAATGCCAGCATGCGCAAGAAAATCAAAAGCGCTATGACATATCCGATCGTCTTGTTTGTTATTGCAATCATCGCATTTTTAGGCATGATGATTTTCGTCATTCCGCAAATCGGTAAAATGATGCAAGATCTAGGAGGTCCCGATCAACAGTTGCCAATGCTCACGCAAATCATGCTTAATATTAGTGACGCAATCGTCAAATACGGATTATTTATTTTACCGGTCATGATCGCTGGAATCGTGCTTTTGTTACGCTGGCTCAAAACGCCAAAAGGTCGCCATATTTTTCATCACGTTGTACTAAAAATCCCTGCCGTCGGCAGCATTGTCAAAAAGGTAGCCGTCGCGCGATTTGCACGCACATTTTCGGCACTAATGGGATCGGGTGCTGCCGTACTAGAAGCACTGGAGGTTACGGCGCGTGCTGTCGGCAATGTTGTATATGAGGATATACTGCGCGATGCTGCCAAACAAATCGAAAACGGCAAACAATTATCGACCGTTATTGAAAAAAGCGATTTATTCCCGCCGATTGTCGCACAGATGCTCTCTGTCGGTGAAGAAACTGGTCAGACTGACGTCGTACTCGTCAAAGTCGCCGATTTTTACGAAGAAGAAGTTGATGTCGCAATTGATAGCATTAGCTCAATTATTGAGCCGGTCATGATCGTCCTTATGGGCGGCATCATCGGGTTAGTCGCAGTCGGCGTTATGGGACCGATCGCCGGGCTAGCGTCCAGCGTGAAAAGTTAA
- a CDS encoding type II/IV secretion system protein — MRILNHTIVKILKRYRIATDEQLRPLLDEAERSGHSLQDVVLDAKLVSETELTKLFADYADIPYVEIDPRDIPSEVLNRIPERIARQYNAVIFQVDEDGLVHLAMDDPDDVQATNFIEKQVGSNIRIYIASHDNILQCLENYRGDVNQELNEVIDVQREDDGSDQQVSEADVAEDSPIAQTVNLLLEYAIRSQASDIHIEPRENFVQVRYRIDGVLKEVNQLPRNVLGALVSRIKILSNLKIDERRVPQDGRFKIKVAGKQYALRVSTLPIADGEKVVMRVLDESNQAISLEQLGYWGRSLAIINNAIAQPNGMILVTGPTGSGKSTSLFSVLNMLNTPDVNISTIEDPVEYKIPGVNQTQTNAKAGMTFASGLRALLRQDPNIIMVGEIRDGETANLGVQAALTGHLVFSTLHTNNAATCLPRLLDMGIEPFLIASTVKAVVGQRLVRRLCMNCRQVYEPEQNEINEIVKLFNLKPGQTFAYIHELELQAIQQKVGGDTPLSTSEQTIIQLWRANPEGCDECGHTGFKGRVGIYEVLDMSREIQTMITKNATSDEIQDQAISEGMITMQADGLVKTLRGNTTLDEVLRVTRES, encoded by the coding sequence ATGAGAATTTTAAATCACACCATCGTGAAAATTTTGAAGCGTTATCGCATCGCAACCGACGAGCAGCTGCGACCATTGCTTGATGAGGCGGAGCGCTCAGGGCACTCGCTGCAAGATGTCGTGCTTGACGCGAAATTGGTATCCGAAACCGAGCTCACTAAACTATTCGCCGATTACGCTGATATTCCGTACGTCGAAATCGACCCGCGCGACATTCCGAGCGAAGTGCTCAATCGAATTCCCGAACGAATCGCGCGGCAATATAACGCCGTTATTTTCCAAGTTGATGAAGACGGTTTGGTGCATCTGGCGATGGACGACCCCGACGATGTGCAGGCAACCAATTTCATCGAGAAGCAAGTCGGCAGCAACATCCGTATTTATATTGCATCGCATGATAATATTCTGCAGTGTTTAGAAAATTACCGCGGCGACGTCAATCAAGAACTCAACGAAGTAATCGACGTCCAGCGTGAAGACGACGGCTCGGATCAGCAAGTATCCGAAGCTGATGTCGCCGAAGACTCGCCGATCGCTCAGACCGTTAATCTGCTGCTTGAATATGCTATTCGCTCGCAAGCATCCGATATTCACATTGAGCCGCGCGAAAATTTCGTGCAGGTACGCTATCGTATTGACGGCGTATTAAAGGAAGTCAACCAACTGCCACGCAACGTACTCGGCGCGCTTGTTAGCCGCATAAAAATATTATCGAATCTTAAAATCGATGAACGCCGCGTACCGCAGGATGGACGTTTCAAAATCAAAGTCGCCGGCAAACAATACGCGCTACGCGTTAGCACTCTGCCAATCGCTGACGGCGAAAAAGTCGTTATGCGTGTACTGGACGAATCAAACCAAGCAATTAGCCTAGAACAGCTCGGCTATTGGGGGCGTTCACTGGCTATTATCAACAACGCTATCGCCCAGCCGAACGGTATGATTCTCGTAACCGGACCAACTGGCAGCGGTAAGTCAACCAGCTTATTCAGCGTACTCAATATGCTCAATACACCTGATGTAAATATCTCAACGATAGAAGATCCAGTCGAATACAAAATTCCCGGCGTCAACCAAACGCAGACCAACGCCAAAGCAGGCATGACGTTCGCAAGCGGATTACGCGCCCTACTCCGCCAAGATCCTAACATTATCATGGTCGGTGAGATTCGCGACGGCGAAACGGCGAACCTCGGCGTGCAAGCAGCACTCACCGGTCACTTAGTATTTTCGACGCTCCATACTAACAACGCCGCAACCTGTCTGCCGCGCTTGCTCGACATGGGAATTGAACCGTTTTTGATTGCAAGCACCGTAAAAGCAGTTGTTGGACAGCGTCTGGTGCGACGATTGTGCATGAACTGCCGGCAAGTGTACGAGCCCGAGCAAAATGAGATTAACGAAATTGTGAAATTATTCAATCTCAAACCAGGACAAACATTCGCCTACATTCACGAACTTGAACTGCAAGCTATCCAGCAAAAAGTCGGCGGCGACACGCCGCTCAGTACAAGCGAACAAACCATTATACAACTATGGCGCGCCAATCCCGAGGGTTGCGACGAGTGCGGTCACACCGGATTCAAGGGGCGCGTTGGCATTTACGAAGTGCTCGACATGAGCCGCGAAATCCAAACGATGATCACAAAAAATGCGACAAGCGACGAAATCCAGGATCAAGCGATTAGCGAAGGTATGATCACAATGCAGGCAGACGGTTTAGTAAAAACATTGCGCGGCAATACAACGCTCGACGAAGTGCTGCGCGTCACAAGGGAGTCATAA